AGTTCGTAATATCGGCATCAGTGCCCACATTGACTCGGGCAAAACCACGCTGACCGAACGAATTCTGTTTTATGCAGGACGTATCCACGCCATCCACGAAGTAAAAGGCAAAGACGGCGTCGGCGCCACCATGGATTCCATGGAGCTTGAGCGTGAGCGCGGTATTACCATTGCTTCAGCAGCAACCCACGTAACCTGGGAAGATAAGTTCATCAACGTTATCGATACTCCCGGACACGTTGACTTCACAATCGAAGTTGAGCGCTCTTTGCGCGTTCTCGATGGTGCGATTCTGGTTCTTTGCTCCGTTGCCGGTGTTCAAAGTCAGTCTATCACTGTTGACCGCCAGATGCGTCGCTACAATGTTCCTTGCCTTGCGTTCGTGAACAAGTGTGACCGAAGCGGTGCTGATCCATTGCGTGTTGCTCAGCAACTTCGTGACCAGCTCAAGCACAACTCAGTTGTGATGCAGCTTCCTATCGGACTCGAAGAGGACCACCGAGGCGTCGTTGATCTTATCACCATGAAGTCGCACATCTTTGAAGGCGAAAACGGCGAAGACATCATCGAAGGCGATATCCCTGCGGATATGCTCGCTGAAGCTGAAGAGCGTCGCGAAATCATGCTCGACGCTGTTTCAATGAGCCACGATGGCCTCATGGAAGCGATGCTCGAAGAAACTGTTACGCCTGAGTTGATCACGGAAGCAGTTCGTACAGCAACCATCGCTCGTGAGATTACACCTGTATTTATGGGCTCTGCTTATAAGAACGTTGGTGTACAGCCACTTATCGATGCAGTTGTTGCTTTCCTTCCTGACCCAACTGAAGTTACCAACGAAGCAATTCGGGTAAACAAAGAAGGTAAAGAAGAGTCTTTCGAAGTAAAGCCTGACTCAGAACTTCCGTTCATGGGTCTTGCATTCAAACTCGAAGTATCTCCTTACGGCCAGCTTACTTACCTGCGTATGTACCAGGGAAGCCTGACCAAGGGTGACAGCATCATCAACAGCCGCACCGGTAAAAAGGTTAAGGTTGGTCGTCTGGTACGTATGCACTCCGATGACATGCAAGATATTGAAGCCACTCAGGCTGGCGATATTGTTGCTCTCTTCGGTGTTGATTGTGCCTCTGGTGATACATTCACCGACGGTTCAATGAAGGCAAGTATGACTTCTATGCACATTCCTGAGCCTGTTATTAAGCTTGCTATCAAGCCTAAGACGAACAAGGGAATGGACAACATGGGTAAGGCGATTTCTCGCTTTACTAAAGAAGACCCAACTTTCCGTTCGGTAACCGACGACGAAACTGGTGAAACCATCATTGCAGGTATGGGCGAGCTTCACCTCGACGTTTACGTTGAGCGTATGCGCCGCGAATACGGCTGCGATGTTGAAACTGGTGCTCCACAGGTTGCGTACCGTGAAACCATCAGCCAAGCTATCGAGTACGATTACACGCACAAGAAGCAAACCGGTGGTTCAGGTCAGTACGGCCGTGTCCAAGGTGTCATTGAGCCAATGGAAGAAGCTGGGTTTGAGTTCGAAAGCAAAATCGTCGGTGGTGCTATTCCGAAGGAATACATCCCATCCGTTGAAAAAGGCTTTAAGAGCTCTATGGACCGCGGCGAGTACATCGGTTTCCCTGTACAGGGTATTCGTTTCGTACTTACCGATGGTAACACTCACGCAGTTGACTCCTCGGACAATGCTTTCCAAGCTGCTGCCCGCGGTGCCTTCCGTGACAACTACCTGAAAGCTAAGCCAAAAGCGCTTGAGCCTATCATGACTGTTTCTGTTGAAGGTCCTACTGAGTTCCAAGGTGATATCCTCGGAACCATCATGCAACGACGTGGTGTTATTGTTGGAACAACAGAAGAGCACGGCTTTGTACGAATTGATGCAGACGTACCGCTGAGCGAAATGTTTGGTTACGCGACGATTCTTCGTTCAAACACTCAAGGTAAAGCAGATTTCAGCATGGAATTCGCACGCTACGGTACTGCTCCAAACGAAGTTGCTGAGAAGCTTCGTGAAGAGTGGCTTGAGAAGCGAGCTGCCGGTAACTAATCAGCAACGCTTAAAAGTAGAATTAAAAATGGCCGGGTAATCCCCGGCCATTTTTATTTGGAAAACTAGATTGGTCCCTGCTCCTCGCAGGCACCGTCAGTAGGCTACTGCTCCTGACGAATCGCGGCTTATCGGTCTCTCAACCCACTGCGGTTGCGGCGCACATGAACCGGCTTTCTCTTCGGCTGGTTAGAGCGAATCCAAATCATCATCAGTCCTGCGCTTAATAGTACTGTTGTTGCCACCATCACTGAATTCCTTTCCGGCGAAACCTCTACCTAGAGAAAGTGTCGTCTGAATGACGGCCTTACTCAAGATAAACATTTTACCTACACCACCGGACATTGAGCCCGGCCCGGTTAAAAAACCATACATTCTCGGTCAGTTAGAGTTTAGGTCCCGCCCTACCGGGCGAAATTAAACTTAAACTTTATCGTACCTTTACTAACTTGGGGATCTATCCCAAAAGCGCAAGGTCTATGGATAAAACACGTGTACCTAACACCTTGCGTCATAACGACTTTATGTTATCCATTGGGGGAACAGGTACGGAGCGTTTTATGGATCACCCTATCCCATGACGGGTACGGGTATAACGACGGGGGTAGCCAATGACTACTGAATCCACTTTTGATGTAGAAAAGCTACGTTTCATTTTAGAACACGACAACCACGAAACCCGCGCAGCGCTAAAAGAGCTCTTCAAGGATGAGCTTTACACGCCTCGGTATGCGATTTCTCTCGAAGAGGAGCGCCAACTTGCTTATGAGCGCCTCAAGAAAATCTGCGAAGGCGGACACATAAGTGTCACTGACTTCGATAAAAATCCTCACAGAATTTTCAGTGTTCATGAGGCTGTTGGGATGGTCGATGGTGCAACTGCAACTAAAATGACAGTGCAGTTCAATCTTTTTGGTGGCACCCTTCTCAAGTTGGGAACTGAAAAGCATCACAACAAGTACGTCAAAGAAATCGACGACTTTAAGTCTGTTGGTTGCTTCGGTCTCACTGAACTCGGCTACGGTAACAATGCCGTGGAGATGGAAACTACTGCAACTTACGACGCAGACAAAGACCAGTTCATCATTCATTCTCCATCAACTAAGTCTAAGAAGTATTGGATCACCAACGGCGCGATTCATGCACACTACTGCATTGTCTTTGCCCATCTTCATATCAACGGCAACAATGAAGGCCTCCATACCTTCCTGGTCCCCATTCGTTCAAAGAATATGAAGCCGAAAAAAGGTGTAACCATCTGGGACATGGGGCACAAGATTGGCGTCAACGGCGTCGACAATGCCAGCCTTAGCTTCGACAATGTTCGAATCCCTCGTGAAAACCTTCTGGACGCCATCAGTCAAGTGTCCGAAAATGGGACATTTAGCAGCGCTGTCAAAGGAAGCCGGAAACGCTTTCTTGTGGTTGCTGACCAACTCCTCAGCGGCCGTTTGTGCATTGCCTCTATGTGCCTAGGAAGTACCAAGGTTGCGCTCATCACCGCGATTCGCTACGCCTCAAGTAGGCTAGCGGTTGGCCCAGAGGGCAAAAGCGATACGCCAATCATGTCTTACCAGTTGCAGCAGCGGGAGATACTCCCACTTCTTGCAAATACTTTTTGCTACAACTTCGCTCTCAACGCCGCAAAAGACAGTTATGCTGCGCAAACAGAAGAGGACAAATTAGAGGTCCTTTTACTTTGCTGCGTACTCAAGCCTCTGATGACATGGCATGCAGAAAACACAGCCACCACTTGCCGTGAACGATGCGGTGGACAAGGCTATCTTTCGGCAAACCGCTTTGGTGAAGCCATTGCGGGAGCACATGCCGGCCTGACCGCAGAAGGCGACAACCGCGTCCTCATGCAGAAGGTAACAAAAGAGCTACTCGGTCTGACAGATAAATTCGAACTGGCCAAAGAAATCGCAGCCGACTATTTACCAGCCGCCCTGCACCGCCTCGTCGACGGCTTGGTAAACATCGATCTTGAAGACAACGATGACCTCGTCACTCTCTTTCGAGCACGCGAGAAACGCCTACTCGGGCAACTCGCCAACAAGCTCGCCAAGAGTAAAAAAGCTGGAGACAAGCTCTTTAATACGTGGATGTTTGAGGAATCCGACCTGGTTCAAGCTGCGGCGAAAGCCTACGGAGAACGCATGGTGCTTGAAAAGTCCATTGAAGCCATCGATAAAATGGACGACTCCTTGCAGCCTCTGATGAAGCGTCTCTGCAAACTCTACTCCCTAAATTGCGTTGAAAAAGATTTAGGCTGGATGCTCAGCGAAGGTCTCCTCTCACCGTCAAAAGGAACCGAGGTAAGTGAAATTACCCGTCGCCTCTGTAAAGAAGTTGCACCAGATGCATTGGCGCTGACTCAAGCTTTTGGCATCGAAGAACACATGCTCTTCTCACCCATCGCGGGTGACTGGGTTGCCTACAACGCTTATGACAACCAGGGTGAACTGACCAACCAGCCCGACGCGTAAGCTGCTGATTTAGTTAAGATTTATATTCTTAATCAAGAGTTCTCTCCTACCCTTGGACGATTCTCCGTATCTGATATACGAGCCTCCGGCGAACCCACCCGGAAGGAATACGTATGACAACGGCACCACGTAAGGCATCCTCAACCAAGAAGCTTGAGATGGCTCTTCTCACATTCCTGGCCGAGCACCACCCCTTCTTGCTTCCGACCGCACGCGAGTGCGTCAGTGATGCACTCGCCTCAGTCACGACTCTGAAAAAGGCATCTGACTACACAAAGCTTGGTAACAAGATTACCGGTGCGATTAAAAAGAAACTGCAACCAACCACGCGCGGCCTTGGCGAAACCACTCCTTTTGTCTCGGCCAAGGACCGCATGGCCCATGCAATCGAAGCCCTCTCCACAGATATCACCGGTTTTTTGGAGCGCACCGCCCTTACGCAGAGCTTCACTGAAGAAGAGAAGAAGTGGATGTTACGGGGAATTTTACTGACCCGTGCTGTTGATAACCAAATGAAGAAGATGTTTCTCACGGGAGAAGTTCAGTACGAGGGCAAAGGAGTTCAAGGCAAAGGGTTTCGTTCATTGGGGCAGGAAGCCATTTACGCAGCCGCGCTACGGCTCAAGCGAGATGCATGCCTATTCACCGGCAGTAGCTGGAAAGGCGACGTCGTTGCTCCACTTATTCGCGATTTGGGAATAGCGCTGGCGTTCATCGATGACGACGTATTCGTTGCCCTTAACGCTCAAGCCGGAAAGCAAGGCCTACCACTCGATGGTAAAGATTTACATCTTGGTCATGCACACCGAGGTGTTCTTCCGGCCGCAGCCCCGCTCGCTATCTCTACCGTGACGGCAACCGGCCAAGCACTTGCCATGAAATTATTAAAGCAAGACCGCGTTGCACTCGCTTTTATCGGTGAAGGCGGTAGTTCACTCGGTGAATGGCATGAAGCAATTAACCTCGGAGCAGTCCGCAAGCTGCCCATTATCTATTGCATTCAAAATAACCAGACCGCATTGTCGACGCCCACCGATGCACAATCCGCAGTCCGAACGTTTGCAGATAAAGCCATCGGATACGGCATACCCCACGTCACGATAGATGGAACCGATCCAGAGGCCATCGCCGCAGCCTATGCTTGGGCCGCCGATCGAGCACGCCAAGGTCTCGGTGCCACCTTGATTGAACTGGTAGCCATGCGGATGTGCGGCCATGCCCATCACGACGATATGCTCTACCTGGGCGAAGATCCTGAGCTGTCTTTCGAATTGCCTGAACAAACAGACCGGGGCTATGTGGATGCTGAGGCCTATAAGGCCTGGAGCCAACGAGACCCTATTGCCACCTACTCGAAAAAGCTTATCTCAGAAGGCACCATCACCGCTCATGACTTCTTGGCACTTCAAGCCGATGTCATGCGCCAGATTGATGAAGCAATGAGCGCCGTGAAGCTAGCACCATGGCCCGAGCCCTCAGCTGCCGGACGCGGAGTTTATGTTACCGATGATCCCCAGCGCACGCCCAATCAACCGGGCCAGGCCGAGCACTGCATTCCCAGCGCATCCGCGGAGGCCAGCCTGGTAGACGAGCCGGCTATCGGCGGCGGCAAACAGACCTACTTAGATGGCGTTTGGATGGGTGTGGGCGATGTCCTGGAAGACAATGAAAAGTCGTTTGTATTTGGGGAAGATGTCGCACCGCCCTACGGGAATGCGTTTATGCTTCTACGCCCACTGACGGAAAAATACGGTGACCGCATCATCAACTCGCCACTGGCTGAGAATGCCATTGTTGGTGCATGTGTCGGTGCGAGCATCGAAGGTATGTGCGCCATTGGTGAAATCCAATTCAACGATTTTGTAGCCAGCGGCTTCAACCAAGTCGTCAACAATGCCGCCAAGCTTCATTATCGCACAGGACAAGCCGCCAATATGGTTCTAAGAATGCCTTGGGGCGGACTCAGAAAAGCTGGACCCTATCACTCTCAAGATACGTCACCCTGGTTCTACCGAACACCGGGTCTGAAAATCGTGGCGCCCTCTACACCCCACGATGCCCGCGCCCTGATGTTGTCGGCTGCGCAAGATGGCGGCCCAGTGCTTTATTATGAACACATTGCGCTCTACCGAAACCCGAAAATTAAACAAGATATTTCTGGCGGAGTGAGTCACGTCCCAATAGGAAAAGCCGCCTTTAGAAGACTCGGTGAGGATGTATCCATCATCACTTACGGCGCATTTGTTCATCACGCCTTAAACGCAGCCGCAGCTCTTCAGAAAAAGGGCATCGAAGCTGAGGTTCTCGACTTAAGAAGCTTGATGCCCCTTGATTGGGAGGCAATCTCCACCACGCTTAAGCGAACCAATCGATTGATTCTTATGGGCGAAGATTCCCGAACAGGAAGTATTCTTGAGTCGATTGCTTCACGGGTTGGAGACGAACTCTTTGAATTTCTGGATGCTCCCATTAGGGTCGTGGGCTCTCTTGATACCCCGGTTCCGTATGCACCGTCATTGGAATCATTCTTCCTCCCAAGCACCGCAGCACTCGAAGCAGCAGTCGAGGAAGTAGCCCGCTACTAAGCCGCCGCTGCCCTTTCCCGTAGAACGCCTACAAGCTTAAGAGCCCGCAGTGCGTGGTTCTAAGGGCGCAGTGCGTCAACTAGAACATGTTACAAGCCTATACACACACCATCTCAAAAACCCGTTAGAGCAATAATGTGGAAGGTGCGTCAGCACTTTGAGCACCCAGATAAGTTTTAACGTGTTCCAACAGGAAACCTGAGTATGCAAGCCGTAGCCACTCAATCTAAACGCACGACCGAGGTTAATGAGAGCCAGGTCGAATCACTTCTTAAAATGGCTCAAAACACCGTTTCACGTGGTGATATGCCCTCTGTGCAAGTTGCTGTCGCTCACCACGGCGCACTTGTAGCATTTGAAACCTACGGTGAAGTCACTTGCCGAGGGGAAAGCAGCGTTGCCACCAACGACACCCTCTATGTTGCATTTTCAACAACCAAAGCTGTTGTGTCGATTGCAACATGGTTGCTGATGGAAGACGGAAAGCTCAAACCAAGCGATGAGGTCTCGAAAATCATCCCTGGATTTGTAAAGGGTGGTAAAGGATCGATCACTGTCGAGCACCTCCTCACCCACACTGCTGGCTTTCCAAGAGCACCCTTCTCCGTCCCTGAATGGGAAGATAAGGCCGCTCGCCATAATCGTTTTGAGTCGTGGACAACCCAATGGGAACCTGGCAGCCGCTTTGTTTACCACGCCAATGCCAGCATGTGGGCACTCGCGCAGATTATCGAAGCCCAAAGCGGTATGGATTATCGCCAATTTATTCGAAGCCGAATCACAGCGCCCCTCGGATTGGATGACCTACACATTGGACTCAGCGCAGGGGAGCATCACCGAGT
Above is a window of Deltaproteobacteria bacterium DNA encoding:
- a CDS encoding elongation factor G, translating into MTDLSKVRNIGISAHIDSGKTTLTERILFYAGRIHAIHEVKGKDGVGATMDSMELERERGITIASAATHVTWEDKFINVIDTPGHVDFTIEVERSLRVLDGAILVLCSVAGVQSQSITVDRQMRRYNVPCLAFVNKCDRSGADPLRVAQQLRDQLKHNSVVMQLPIGLEEDHRGVVDLITMKSHIFEGENGEDIIEGDIPADMLAEAEERREIMLDAVSMSHDGLMEAMLEETVTPELITEAVRTATIAREITPVFMGSAYKNVGVQPLIDAVVAFLPDPTEVTNEAIRVNKEGKEESFEVKPDSELPFMGLAFKLEVSPYGQLTYLRMYQGSLTKGDSIINSRTGKKVKVGRLVRMHSDDMQDIEATQAGDIVALFGVDCASGDTFTDGSMKASMTSMHIPEPVIKLAIKPKTNKGMDNMGKAISRFTKEDPTFRSVTDDETGETIIAGMGELHLDVYVERMRREYGCDVETGAPQVAYRETISQAIEYDYTHKKQTGGSGQYGRVQGVIEPMEEAGFEFESKIVGGAIPKEYIPSVEKGFKSSMDRGEYIGFPVQGIRFVLTDGNTHAVDSSDNAFQAAARGAFRDNYLKAKPKALEPIMTVSVEGPTEFQGDILGTIMQRRGVIVGTTEEHGFVRIDADVPLSEMFGYATILRSNTQGKADFSMEFARYGTAPNEVAEKLREEWLEKRAAGN
- a CDS encoding beta-lactamase family protein — encoded protein: MQAVATQSKRTTEVNESQVESLLKMAQNTVSRGDMPSVQVAVAHHGALVAFETYGEVTCRGESSVATNDTLYVAFSTTKAVVSIATWLLMEDGKLKPSDEVSKIIPGFVKGGKGSITVEHLLTHTAGFPRAPFSVPEWEDKAARHNRFESWTTQWEPGSRFVYHANASMWALAQIIEAQSGMDYRQFIRSRITAPLGLDDLHIGLSAGEHHRVADIKHVGTPPEPAMMKQMGLDPDKFKNVSQEQWLSQFDRADFRTTGAPGSGGIMTAASLALFYQGVLGHLTMPDGKTLLKPSTVQQGLQVRTHDLKDPMTGQPAGRSLGLVIAGGQDKVFRGFAPGHSDQAFGHPGAGGQVGWADPHTGLSFALLTNGLERNPLQLGMRAMSFSNQATGCIEPSKISQETRV